In Flavobacterium sp. CS20, a single window of DNA contains:
- a CDS encoding chloride channel protein, translating into MPQKNKIVKNFLIWRYKNISDETFLYILSAFIGLLAGLGAVVIKNVTYVLSLLFKNEFISIYFREFYFFTPVIGFLLVVLISKYILKSKVGHGIPMALASLSKHDGRMKVQNIFSSIITAPITVSFGGSVGLEGPSVATGASIASNVSSFFRLKAKTRKLILVCGLATSLSAIFKAPIAAILFAIEVFSLDLTLASLLPLLFASISAVFTRILFLGEQYILDFHNLDNFNINNILYFIAFGILTGILSLYFTKSYVFIEERLKIIKNEYKKAVIAGVGVGVLVFIAYPIYGEGFEFMNQLIQNNTIEFKDDFILFQYFDNSWIFLVFILFLILVKPIATSLTLNGGGVGGIFAPTLFLGVLAGNFYTKFLNLFDVYLPVSNFAMLGMAGLLAGILQAPLTAIFLIAEITGGYGIIIPLMLTVSISFWISKKYVDHNIYTRQLKKNNQLITHNKDQTVLMLLNLKSLIETHFIAVNPEMTFKEMLLKAVSKSHRNLFPVLDQENKLVGVITLDDIREFMFDEDSQNNLKVKYFMHQPPDFIDIDTDNVRKAIQKFQKTQAWNLPVIQNNRYIGFISKSKLLTAYREKLIELTV; encoded by the coding sequence CTTATGTATTGAGTTTGTTGTTTAAAAATGAATTTATCAGCATTTACTTTAGGGAGTTTTATTTTTTCACACCAGTCATCGGATTTTTATTAGTTGTCTTAATTTCAAAATATATTTTAAAATCAAAAGTCGGTCACGGTATTCCTATGGCTTTAGCTTCTTTATCAAAGCACGATGGAAGAATGAAAGTTCAAAATATATTTAGTTCTATCATTACCGCACCAATCACAGTTAGTTTTGGAGGTTCTGTAGGTTTAGAAGGACCATCAGTAGCAACGGGAGCTTCAATAGCTTCAAATGTGTCAAGTTTTTTTAGACTTAAAGCTAAAACCAGAAAACTAATTTTAGTCTGTGGTCTTGCAACTTCGCTTTCCGCAATTTTTAAAGCTCCAATTGCCGCTATTCTATTTGCTATTGAAGTTTTTAGTTTAGATCTTACTTTAGCATCTTTACTTCCTCTACTTTTTGCTTCAATTTCTGCTGTTTTTACAAGAATATTATTTCTAGGAGAGCAATATATTTTAGACTTTCATAATCTTGACAATTTTAATATAAACAATATTTTATACTTTATTGCCTTTGGAATTTTGACAGGAATATTGTCTTTGTATTTTACAAAATCCTATGTTTTTATAGAAGAAAGACTAAAAATAATTAAAAATGAATATAAAAAAGCAGTGATAGCTGGTGTTGGTGTTGGTGTTTTGGTTTTTATAGCATATCCTATTTACGGAGAAGGCTTTGAATTTATGAACCAACTCATTCAAAACAATACGATAGAATTTAAAGATGATTTTATTTTATTTCAATATTTTGATAACTCTTGGATTTTTTTAGTCTTTATCCTTTTCTTAATTCTTGTTAAACCTATTGCAACATCTCTAACTTTAAACGGTGGCGGAGTTGGTGGTATTTTTGCACCAACATTGTTTTTAGGCGTTTTAGCAGGTAATTTTTACACCAAATTTCTAAATTTATTTGATGTTTATTTACCCGTTAGTAATTTTGCAATGTTAGGTATGGCAGGCTTGTTGGCTGGCATACTTCAAGCACCACTTACAGCTATTTTTTTAATTGCTGAAATTACAGGTGGCTATGGAATCATCATTCCGTTAATGCTGACGGTATCAATTTCTTTTTGGATTTCAAAAAAATATGTCGATCACAATATTTATACTCGTCAACTCAAAAAAAATAATCAGTTGATTACCCACAACAAAGATCAAACAGTTTTGATGTTATTAAATCTAAAATCACTAATTGAAACTCATTTTATAGCGGTCAACCCCGAAATGACCTTTAAAGAAATGTTGCTTAAAGCGGTTTCAAAATCTCATAGAAATCTTTTTCCTGTTTTAGATCAAGAAAACAAACTTGTGGGTGTAATTACCTTAGATGACATCAGAGAATTTATGTTTGATGAAGATTCTCAAAACAACCTAAAGGTTAAATATTTTATGCATCAACCTCCTGATTTTATTGATATAGATACTGATAATGTAAGAAAAGCAATTCAAAAATTTCAAAAAACTCAGGCTTGGAATTTGCCAGTTATCCAAAACAATCGTTATATTGGATTTATATCAAAATCAAAACTTTTAACAGCTTACAGAGAAAAACTTATTGAGCTGACAGTTTAA